GTCACTGCAATTGGAAAACTCTTTAACCTAGAATAATAACATAGCACATATCTTTTGGAggtaaaaaaggggtgtgacaaaactgaattacaacttttggaactgttTTTACAGAAAACAAAgcgtaaaataaaataaacttctgtcctagttttggagtattgggaatatgaATTTTTTGTTGTGATAGGACCGAACCCAAGGtaaggttgcctacatatcctttcggaatcaggtcagaCGTAGTTCACTGACTCAAAAGATTtgttgttctttttcttttcttttttgttttttgtttttgtttttacaAGTACAAAGGTtccaaaaaaggaaaacaaagaaGACAAATACGGCTCAAAAGGGTGACATCTATTTAAGATAGTGAGCAATGATAtccttcgtcatctcgatctgagaaaatcatgcgtgaaagttcCGTAATGGGTATATATCAAATATAATaacttttgactgcatctgcgttAATAGTCAAGTCTGGCACCCGTCCTTCTttatctaccaagtgcaaggccccgtTTGGTAATACTTTCTTGGCGATGTAGGGTCCTTGCCAGTTCGGAGCGAACTTTCCTTTAACTTTTACCTAGTGTGAAAGGATGCGTTTCAaaacgagttggcctacctcaaAGTGCCTTGGGCGCACTTTCTTATTATAAGCGCGTGTCATTCTTTGATGGTATACCTGGACAAAACACACTACTGCTagtcgcttttcatcaatcaacattagttATTCTAATCGGGTCTTGACCCACTAAGTGTCTTTAATCTCCAATTCCACAATGATTCGGAGGGAGAGAATTTCGACTTCAGTTGGTATTACAACTTCAATTCCATATACCAGTAAATAAAGAGTTGCACCCACtgatgtgcgagcagtcgtgcggtatcccaaaagagcaaaaggtaacttttcatACCATTGCATggacccttggatcatcttcctaagaatcttcttgatgttcttgttagcCGCTTCAACGGATCTATTAGCTTTTGTctggtaaggggtagaatggcgatgcacaattttaaattgctcgcatacctccttcatcagatgaTTATTTAGATTGGTTGCATTATCAGTGATAATGGTCTTTGGGATACAAAAGTGATAGATGATGTtagaatgaacaaagtctaccactgctttcttggtgactgctttgaaagtaactgcctccacccatttggtgaagtatcAATGGCGACCAAAATGCAtatatgcccatttgaagcttttagctcgattggcccaataacatccattacccaagcaacgaaaggccaaggagaggacgtGTGATGCAATTCCTATGGAGGCGAATGAATCAGGTCGCCATGAATCTGGAATTGGTGACACTTgcaaacaaaactgaagcaatctcgatCCATAATAAGCCTATAATACCTTGCCCGCAGAATATTCtttgccaaaacatatccattcatgcgAGCCCCACATATCCCCCGAATGCGCTTCACTCATGATCCGTTCAACTTCTATGGAATATATGGATCTTAACAAGTTTAAATATGGGGTCCTTTTGTAAAAAAATttcccattcaggaagaaaccacCAGTATGCCGCCTTATAGTTATTTTTTATCTCCCTTGGCATGCTCTGGGTACTCCCTTGTTATCGGGAATCGTATTATATCATGATACTATGGTTCACCATATAGTTCTGCCTTAATTGTATTGCAATAACCGTGTTGATTCCAAACTTGGATTTATAATGGATCAATATGAGTATTTCCTGGATAAGGGAGCATCAAGGCTAAGGTAGCCAAGGTGtcggctagctcgttgtgaaacctgggaatgtacctcaactcgatggatttgaatcttttgctcaggTCTTGCACACATTGcatgtatggaataagcttgatgtctcgagtctctcATTCGCATTGGGCTTGatggataagcaagtcagaatttcccataaccaatagttcatgcacatccagataGAGGGCCATTTCAGACCCATGATACAAgcctcgtattctgccatattattggtacagaagaatcAAAGTCGTGCGATTGCAGGGTAATgttgtccaataggtgagatgaggattgccccgatcccaactcatttgatattgacagccccatcaaaatacattttccaggCATGGTTGTTGTCCAGAACTAATTCCTCTATTGAATTGACCTTTTCGTCTGAGAAGTATGTTCTTAGCGGCTCATAGTCATCATCgactggattctctgccaaatgatcagccaaagcttgtgATTTCATtgcggtgcgagtgacatagacgatgtcgaactctgttAGTAGAATTTGCCACTTTGCGAGCCTGccagtgggcattggcttttaGAAGATGTACTTCAagggatccattctggatatgaggtaagtagtgtaggccAAAAGATAGTGTTagcttctgagcgacccaagtcaaagcacaacaagtcctttctaaaagggtatacttaacctcataattggtgaacttcttgctcaaataatagattACCTGTTCCTTTTTGTCTGTCGCATCATGTTTTCCCAGAACGCATCCagaggaattatccatcaccgatagatataaaaacaaaggcctaccaggttcaggaAGTACCAACACAAGGGGGGGTTTGACAGATAGTCTTTGATCCTATCAAAAGCTTTTTGGAAATTGTCCATCCGCTTGATAGaagcatcctttttcagcaacttgaagatgggctcgcacgtggttgtgagtTGAGAAATGAACCTAATGTAGTTCAATCTCCCAAGAAACTCATGACTTCAGTTTTGTTCTTCGAGGGTGGAAAATCGCGAATGGattttatcttagatggatccaattcgatgcctctccggTGGACTATAAAACTGAGGAGCTTCCCAGACAtaaccccaaatgcacacttggcTAGATtaagcttaaggtcataccttctcagccgtttgaagaactttttcaaatcgcgCACGTGATCAACCCGTGTCTTTGATTTTCTGATGACATTATCAACATATAATTCAATCTCTTTGttcatcatgtcatggaaaatggtAACCATGGcactcatgtaagttgcccctgcattcttcaaaccgaatggcatgactctgTAGCAATAAgtaccccatggagtggtgaaagtagtcttttctgcatcatcctcatccattagaatttggtggtacccagcataatAATCCACGAACGATTATAT
This region of Nicotiana tomentosiformis chromosome 4, ASM39032v3, whole genome shotgun sequence genomic DNA includes:
- the LOC138910439 gene encoding uncharacterized protein, which encodes MDNSSGCVLGKHDATDKKEQTIITDNATNLNNHLMKEVCEQFKIVHRHSTPYQTKANRSVEAANKNIKKILRKMIQGSMQWYEKLPFALLGYRTTARTSVGATLYLLVYGIEVVIPTEVEILSLRIIVELEIKDT